gaggaggggatagggtcaagcgggcaggttgttgggcggccggccgtcacaagtcgcaagatttcatctggagagagaggggagaaagaagtcaaagcatagggtagggcagtgtgagcaggaccatcggtgtcatttgacttaataaatgaggatcagatgtcgttaaccttcttttcaaaatggttgacgaagtcatccacagagagggaggagggagggggaggaggaggaggattcagcagggaggagaaggtggcaaagagcttcctagggttagaggcagaggcttgaaatttagagtggtagaaagtggcattagcagcagaaacagaggaagaaaatgtagagaggagggagtgaaaagatgacaggtccgcagggattctagttttcctccatttccgctcggctgcccggagccctgttctgtgagctcgcaatgagtcgtcaagccacggagcaggaggggaggaccaagccggccgggaggataggggacatagagagtcaaaatatgcagaaagggaggagaggagggttgaggaggtaaAATCAGGAGATCGGAGTAAGAAGGATTTatcagagggaagagatgataggatggaagaggagagagtagcgggagagagagagcgaaggttgcgacggcacattaccatctgagtaggggcagagtgagtagtgttggaggagagcgagagagaaaaggatacaaagtagtggtcggagacttggaggggagttgcagtgagattagtagaagaacagcatctagtaaagatgaggtcaagcatattgcctgccttgtgagtagggggggacggtgagagggtgaggtcaaaagaggaatggagtggaaagaaggaggcagagagaaatgacaaCAGGTATGACAAATATTCTGAAATGATTTACAGCATGGACCCTTAGACATATTATTCTGACACATAAGACTACATTTTTGCTTTGCCAATGATAAACACTAACATACTGCCAGAGGATAGGACAGTGAGACTCATTCCCTCTGTcagcctctgtgtgtgtctagAGACTCAAACAATGGAGGCTCAGTGTTGATCTCCTAGCACActcctacagtgccttcggaaagtattcagcgaaaacaggtttttagattattattattatttatttctttacccagaaataacttatttacataattattcagaccctttgctatgagacttgaaattgagctcaggtgcatcctgtttccattgatcatccttgagatgtttctacaacttgattggagtccacctgtggtaaattcaattgattggacatgagttggaaaggcacacacctgtctatataaggttcaacagttgacagtgcgtgtcagagcaaaaaccaagctatgaggtcgaaggaattgtccgtagagctcagagacaggattgtgtcgaggcacagatctggggaagggtaccaaaacatttctgcagcattgaaggtcctcaagaacacagtggcctccatcagtcttaaatggattaagtttggaaccaccaagactcttcctagagctggccgcccggccaaactgagcaatcggggagaaaggccttggtcagggaggtgaccaagaacccgatggttactctgacaaagctctagagttcctctgtggagatgggagaaccttccaggaggacaaccatctctgcagcactccaccaatcaggcctttacggtagagtggccagacggaagccactcatcagtaaaaggcacatgacagcccgcttggaatttgccaacaGGCACCtatagactctcagaccatgagaaacaagattctctggtctgaagaaaccaagattaaactccttggcctgaatgccaagcatcacttctggaggaaacctggcaccatccctacggtggttgcagcatcatgctgtggggatgtttttcagcggcagggactgggacactagtcaggatcgaggcaaagatgaacggagcaaagtacagagagatccttgatgaaaacctgctccagagcacttaggacctcagactggggaaaaggttcaccttccaacaggacaacggctctaagcacacagccaagacaatgcaggagtgagtggcttcgggacaagtctctgaatgtccttgagtggcccagccagagaccggacttgaacccgatcgaacatctgtggagagacctgaaaatagctgtgcagcaacgctccccatccaacctgacagagcttgagaggatctgcagagaagaatgggagagactccctaaatacaggtttgccaagcttttagtgtcatacccaagaagacttgaggctgtaattgctgctaaaggtgcttcaacaaagtactgagtaaaggttctgtaaacttatgtaaatatgatatttctttattttattttatataaattagcaaacatttctaaactatttttgctttgtcattatagggtattgtgtgtagattgatgagggggggaaaaaactatttaatcaattttagaataaggctgtaacctaacaaaatgtggaaaaagtcaaggggtctgaatactttccagagGCACTGTATTTTTGCTCGTATGAACCCACTTAAACGCCCACCACCCTGCCTCAGTCCAAGTCCTCTGTTATGTTGAGTCCCATAGAAGCGTAGCCTGCCTGGTGGAGCTGGCCAACTATGTAACCTGACTCTGTCACGTTATGTCATCCCAGTGTTCTGCCCTTTGGACTATTTCATACTAAGCTAAGCCTCTGAGGAACATCACCTGGATGTGTTCCACTCCATTGTGTATTTGTTTGCCTCTCCTGTGTGTTTATTGGAGAGCAAGAGGGGGTGTGTGTCGGTCTTCCACGTTGGCTCTCGGTGTCTCTCTCTTACCCAGGAGCATTAGAATAGTTATTACTCATTCATGCTGCAGTTGAAATGGATAAACACATGCTATGATCTCATATCCCTCTGGAGTACTCCCAGTACTAAGTATTCTCCATACTCCTAGCCTTGAGCTACAAATAACATCAACATTTTTCTCAACTAGCCCACATTTTGTGCAATCGTTGTGCAATTGAAGTTCACCCCACTCATGCACATGTGGCCtttggggcacacacacacacacacacacacgcagtaaaTATGGTTGTGCCTCCCCCCGCCTGCCTGTGTGTGCATGTAGCAGCCTCCAGTTGGAAGTGTATTATGTGTGTTGTGTAACAGGGTATTGTGGTCACCCACCGACACCTCTTTAGCTGCAAAGCACAGAGAGCGAGGGGGAAGTGAGGAGTGGAGATAAAGGTGTGATAAATAAAGGGATACAGAACAGCTTAATGTAAATCTAGTGATCAccacacctctcctctgtgtttaATAACAATGTTGTTGAAATGTACATGGAactacagatgtcggatcttaatttgatcgctgagaattttcctgctgcgtcaggaaattcaaatgagcctCGTGAATCCCTGAAAATGAGCAGTTCTTTCCATGTTGGGGCAGTCGAGTCATTGAGATCAGGACTTGCTATCATAATAATATTCTCTCTCGCACGCTCAAACGCTAGGCCTAGGTCCTATTACTGCAGCATTCAAATGTACAAAGATGTATCTGAAATTCAgccatacacatcaacaaccaTCTTTTTGTATAACACAAGATAGATATTGGTCTCCACTAGGCTATGACATACAAGTGTCAAGTCGTTCCTAAGGTTACGAATGAACTGTCAAAATAGAGTTAAATCGTGGCCTGgggtggtctagcggttagggcTGCTGCCTTCAGTGCACACGTAAAGGCCTACCGTGTGGGTTCGATTCCGGCCCACGCACATCTGGTACAAATAACGCAATCCCCCTGATTTGGCTTGAGTTAGTTTcacatttcaaatattttacccTCGATCTTGATAAGAAATTACCGTACCAGACACTTTTGGATAACATAAATaggaaacaaataaaataataacagtaggctacaccaacattagtttccatTCATACCAAGTGTCGGgtaaattgccacagtagattTGCTGTGGTAAACAAGGAAATTAGTTTTTCTATTGTCCGGAATGCATGTCAATCGCCCTTAGTCTGTTCAAACAGGGCTACATTGTTCTGATGACAACACCAACCAGAGGGcgaacatacttttggtcatgtagtgtatgtggacacctgctcgtcgaacatctcattccaaaatcttggccattaatatggagttgttcccccctttgctgctataacagcctccactcttctgggaagactttccactagatgttggaacattgctgcgggacttgcttctattcacccacaagagcattagtaaggtcgggcactgatgttgggcgattaggcctggctcgcagtcggtgttccaattcatcccaaaggtgttcgatggggttgaggtcagggctctgttcaggccagtcaagtttttccacaccgatctcgacaaaccatttctgtatggacctcgctttgtgcacgggggtattgtcatgctgaaacataaaagggccttccccaaactgttgccacaaagttggaagcatagaaatGTCTAGAATGTCaaagcgttaagatttcccttcactggaactaagggacctagtccgaaccatgaaaaacagccccagaccattattcctcccacGGGAGCAACTAAATCTTAGACCATTTCAGACTCTTGGGCCGAGGGCAGACAATGGTTTTGAAGTTCGCAGGCAGGGCTTACCTCATCACGTGACCGTGACCATGACCGACTCATGTCCCCTACACAAGCAGGACTAGGTAACACCAACATCTTTTAAGGAGTGGTAATGAGGTTACCAATAGTGGTTGTAATTGACATCAGCAGTGTGGGTGAATTTTGTTTGTGTTGATGGTTTAACAAGACATCAGCTGGCGATAATCTAGTGCCATCGATGGTTGCAATAGGCCATTTGATAATATTTCAATAGGCTACATTCTGTAGGCTATCCATTAGCCTATCCATTGTCACATAATACAAGGTGTGAAAACCTATAGTTTTATAGTTAGGCTATGTATAATTTGTCAATTTAGTTATAGTCTGTAGTGTGGATTGAAAGCCTGTATTGAATGGCTTTAATATATGAATTTCGTAAAGCTGTCAAGATGTTTATGTATTTGAGCCTATCCAAAGACAATTTCTTTGAGCTGAGACACTTTTCTCTGATGTGACTATTAGTTTTACTTCATTGAAATAAAGGCAATTTACCCCCCCTAGTGTCGATGTCTGCGTATTGGGACAGTGACTTTTTGGGGGTTTGCTTTCGCTCTGTACTAGAGCACTTTGGATTTggaatgactatgaggttaaagtgcagactgtcagctttaatttgaggttattttcattcatatcgggtgaactgtttagaaattaaagcactttgtttttacatagtccccccattttaggggaccaaattcacttatgtgtattaaagtagtcatttGTAGCCAGCTTGTGAATCTACAAACTTGCATTTGCTgttagttttggttgtgtttcagattattttgtgcccaatagaaatgaatggtagataatgtattgtgtcattttggagtcacttttattgtaaataagaatataatgtttctaaacacttctacattcatttgGATGCTACCAGAATGAATTGTGTATAATGATGAGTGagagttacagacgcacaaatatcatacccccccaaaaaactaacCTCTGACCATGACAATaaaaggggaggttagcattttttggggggagggtatgatatttgtgcgtcccCTATGAATACTGATGATACATAGGCATGTTGTTTTAAATTATTTcgttttaagccttccccaaaccatagcccgcCCATAACTTTAACCActcggaattaatgcctaaactgttaaccctttgagttgtttctgttttaaccatGTAACCACACAGAATTAATGCATCAAAAATAGACATTCATCCTTGAGTCAAAGGGCAGTGTGCCGGATTCGAACCCATGCCGACTCTTGCATATGTGTGCCGGGGTAAGCGGCTGTAACCGCTGAACCACACAGGCACTGAGGAAAACAAAAATGTATTCTGCTTATTGCTTGCCTTCAACATATAGTAAAACAATTTATCTACAAAATGGTTTTTCCCTAACGAAAAATATATCTACCCCCTACAAATATGTCAGTTTATTATAACCCACATAAGAATTCCCATGAGATGTGCTGTATTCCACGCGTAGCCTACATAAGGTACTATGTAGGTACGGTACTGCATGGCATATAAACACCGCTTCTGGCTTCCCCCTGGCAGAGATTCTAAATATTTCTTCAGATAttcaaatcctcctgctgcaggattattttcctcctgcAACGAAAGGGTTCAAATTAAGATACGACATCTGTATAGAAGATGATTCCACTGTAAATGTGACTTGGTTTACCATGGTTGAAAAGAAACATCCAATACATGCGTCTTCAAAATGGAACTTAAAAATGGACCTACATGTCTTCAAAAAGTGTTTGTTTTTTAGGCCTAATCACACTCATTCCCTTACCAGAACAGATTAAACATTTCTGGAAGACTGTTTGATGCAGTCCATTTCATTTATAGAGTCATGAGCAGGTGCAGGCCCTAGGTGAAATTACTGCAGAAGAGCTACAGGGAGCTAGAGAGCTGACTCCATATGAGTTGAACAATGACTGCTGAGAGGGTTTAAGGGAACTGATTAAAtgatgcttctctctctctctctctctctctctctctctctctctctctctctgcagaagaGCACACCTACGGCTGTGTTTAGAGCGATTGAAATCCCTCGTTCCATTGGGACCAGACTCCAACAGGCATACCACCCTCAGCCTGTTGATGAGAGCCAAGAAACACATTGGGGTGGGTGGGCGGGGAAGTAATTAGTTCCAAGTGTTTACTGTTTCAAGGGGGCAATTTGGTTGACCATTGTAGAGGTCAGAAGATGGGGCTAGTCTGTTTCTGCCTTAGCTAACCCCTTGGCATGGTTACAGCAACAGGGTTGACTAAAACAAAAAGAGATCTGTTACCCTGGCTAGCTAGAGGGTAATTAGTATAGCACTAACTCTGGTGAGTGACTAGTGGACATCTGGGTTTGTTTTAGAGTACACAGCTCAGTTGGTGAGGTGATTTAAGGTGGAGTAAAGTGGCAAAACTAAACCCTGCATCACTCAAGGACTAGGGTTACCTACCCTGTAGAGGAACATGTCCATGGTTAACTATGTGTGGATGAGGCCAGTACACTATATTAAAgttaactgtccagtgtttccagatttctaaaattgtaattaagtatgttatagtgctgagcgattaaccaaaatGTAGGTTATCTTtctgtttttaaacaactaattgaccgatgtcggtacaattatttgaattccattttgtgattttttttcttctgtgagctcaatgcgcacattgcacagtttctctagagataaatcagatccagcctgaactgtgcgatgtagtagggacttttagttttcaacaggccaatattctacatagtttagcgcataaaacgtggtaattagctaaaatgaccataatccattgcgattggtagttggtattcagcagtcataaaatatgccttatttactttgaagaactactaaaatagtgattttgtcagacagcataggcagctgCTCTATatagatgagatgatgacttggagtgaaacaaatgtaatatacacaactgaaatattttattaaagcaatgtgaataaatgatggttaataagtgatacgCAGTAAttggcagtcactaccatcatgggacttttattaattgttttattctgtgttacagcatcCAACCCAAATAATCGAAACCGAAATCGAAAACcgtgataatttatttataatcgaaccgaaaccgaacAGACCTCAAAAAGcgctaatcactcagcactagtttgttaaaaagcagcttttctttTGGAATGGATGAGTCAAAAACATTATTTgagtatgagttaacagaatatgaacttttaaaagttagattttcactggacagttacttcaCTGCATCACTGTTACATACACTACTGAGGTCAGAGGTTGCAGGAGGGCAAGAGGAGATATCAGCATGTCTTAGTGCAGTTgacacaatgcacacacacacacacacacacctcacatacacacacatatactacacacacacacaaagtgaggatgctgtctgactgtatgtgtgtctgctgTAGAGGTTGGAGGAGAGCGAACGGAGAGCCCAGCATACCTTAGACCAGCTGCAGAGGGAGCAGAGGCACCTGCAACGACGTCTGGAGCAGCTAGGGGTGGAGAGGACACGTATGGACAGCACAGGATCCACCGTCTCCTCCAACAATCCTGACTCAGACCAGGGTGagcacacacatcacacatgACCAATATTAGCTGGCACTGTAAAGCTTTATTGTTGATGGCCATGGCTGTTATGTTCACCAAGGTATAGATACAGACACTGTTCAGTGATATGAAAAAAATTGTGCATTCCACATTGGTAATCCAAGGTAGTTGTGTTGTGGTCACAGTGGAGCTGATGTGTGTTTTAGGGTGAGTGCGTAGTATTCATCTGTGGTGTGTTACAGAGGAGGAGCTGGATGTGGACGTGGAGGGGACCGACTACCTGCTGGGGGATCTGGAGTGGAGCACCAGCAGTGTGAGTGACTCTGACGAGAGGGGAAGCCTGCGCAGCAGCTGCAGTGACGAGGGCTACTCCAGTGCCAGCCTGCGCCTGCAGAACCAAAACACTCAGGAGAAGGCCAAGCAGTTGGGCTGCAGCCTATAAGAGCACAGCCCTCGACCTCTGGCCCCCGTGCAACTGCATCCCTCTATCGTCAAGTTAACTCGCGCCACCAACCAGTCTCTGCCAATCAGACCTCACTCCCAGCAGGACTGGCCTTCTGACCAAGACCTCTCCTCCAGCTATATTccacctctctttccccctcagaCCGCCAACACCTGAGACACCCATCATGCCATTTCAACCGTCCATCAGCCAACCAGAATGGAGGATCAGTCTCTGGCACTGCCCATTCAGAGCCTCTGGTCCAATAAGATGAGTAGGATTTGGAAGACACTCCTCCGTGCATCCCTTTCTGTGTCCACcacctccccaccccaccccctccctcccttcctgctctgctgtctgtttcagtgtaagAGCAGAGCATAGAGGTGACTTGCCTGTTTTCACTTATCCATGCTGTTTCCCCCTTCCAGCGTCCGAGAACAAAGACTTCAGCTAGAGAATGTGATTACAACACTACACCTCACTGCCCCCCCCCCGCCCACCCTTCGACCCCCAGCTCTAGCTCCCATCTCGCCCATTTCTCCAATGAGACTGGCCCCTCCATAGGTGGTGGTACAGACAACAGGGCTATGTCACCTGACTAACCAGGTGA
The DNA window shown above is from Coregonus clupeaformis isolate EN_2021a chromosome 18, ASM2061545v1, whole genome shotgun sequence and carries:
- the mxd1 gene encoding max dimerization protein 1 isoform X2; this translates as MAAIEMVQMLIEAAEYLDRRERAEHGYASMLPFTSSKEKDSLKQKNKSKKNSSSRSTHNEMEKNRRAHLRLCLERLKSLVPLGPDSNRHTTLSLLMRAKKHIGRLEESERRAQHTLDQLQREQRHLQRRLEQLGVERTRMDSTGSTVSSNNPDSDQEEELDVDVEGTDYLLGDLEWSTSSVSDSDERGSLRSSCSDEGYSSASLRLQNQNTQEKAKQLGCSL
- the mxd1 gene encoding max dimerization protein 1 isoform X1, with product MAAIEMVQMLIEAAEYLDRREREAEHGYASMLPFTSSKEKDSLKQKNKSKKNSSSRSTHNEMEKNRRAHLRLCLERLKSLVPLGPDSNRHTTLSLLMRAKKHIGRLEESERRAQHTLDQLQREQRHLQRRLEQLGVERTRMDSTGSTVSSNNPDSDQEEELDVDVEGTDYLLGDLEWSTSSVSDSDERGSLRSSCSDEGYSSASLRLQNQNTQEKAKQLGCSL